Part of the Candidatus Binatia bacterium genome, GCACATACCTCGAACGCGCCGGCCACAGTCACGACTCTGATAGCCGACTGCCGTTGCGCAGCCGCTCCCGCCACCTCTGCTCATCCACCTGGGCCGGCGCCGTCGACTGGATGAAGTCGACGAGCACCTCGACGAAGCGCTGCGGGTTGTCGCGGTAAGGGAAGTGGCCCGCATTCGGGAAGATCTCGAGCCGGCTCTCCCGAATACGTTCGTGCGCCGAGTACGCGTGAGCGACCGGTATCAGCGGATCGTGCTCGCCCCAGATGATCATCGTCGGCAGCTCCGCGGTCAAATAGAGACGGTCGCCAGCGCTCGCGCGCTGCCCCCGGATGTCGATGACAGTCCGGACCGTGTGAATGAACGCTTGGCGGGCGTCGGGGTCCGACAGGGACACAAAGCTACGCCAAATCTCATCCAAGTCGGGACCCGGGCGTAGCCCGGCGCGCCCGAGGAAGCGTGCCACCCCGTCCACCGCGTCGCACAGTCTGCTGCTGCAGAGCAACGGCAGCACCCATTCGGCGCCCGGTAACGCCGCCGCCCGC contains:
- a CDS encoding alpha/beta hydrolase, encoding KSDRGLVEPREITLHGHRVSYRAAGSGPLLVLIHGIAGSSATWQEVLPRLAERYTVVAPDLLGHGSSAKPRTDYSLGAYASAMRDLLGVLGFERGTIVGHSLGGGVAMQFAYQFPERCERLVLVSSGGLGHELHLLLRAAALPGAEWVLPLLCSSRLCDAVDGVARFLGRAGLRPGPDLDEIWRSFVSLSDPDARQAFIHTVRTVIDIRGQRASAGDRLYLTAELPTMIIWGEHDPLIPVAHAYSAHERIRESRLEIFPNAGHFPYRDNPQRFVEVLVDFIQSTAPAQVDEQRWRERLRNGSRLSES